In one window of Zingiber officinale cultivar Zhangliang chromosome 11A, Zo_v1.1, whole genome shotgun sequence DNA:
- the LOC122032008 gene encoding PLAT domain-containing protein 1-like, producing the protein MASSRIHSSSLIALLFVCSLITISNSTTPSSLHKVVRGSNDDYSCVYTIYVRTGSIWKAGTDSVISVAFAGADGNGVLIEDLESWGGLMGPGYDYFERGNLDIFSGRGPCISSWPPCWMNLTSDGSGKGHGWYCNYVEVTTTGPHMRCSQQLFTVEQWLALDTSPYRLYATNNLCPDSDGDDTAIASGKGIHVTHAQ; encoded by the exons ATGGCGAGCAGCAGGATCCACAGTTCGTCCCTCATCGCCCTCCTCTTCGTCTGCAGTTTGATCACCATTTCCAACTCCACCACACCCTCCTCCCTTCACAAA GTCGTGCGCGGCAGCAACGACGACTACAGCTGCGTGTACACTATCTACGTCCGAACGGGGTCGATCTGGAAGGCTGGCACGGATTCGGTCATCAGTGTGGCGTTCGCCGGTGCGGACGGCAACGGCGTGCTCATCGAGGACCTGGAATCGTGGGGCGGCCTTATGGGACCGGGATACGACTACTTCGAGCGCGGCAACCTCGACATCTTCAGCGGCCGCGGCCCCTGCATCTCCTCGTGGCCGCCCTGCTGGATGAACCTCACCTCCGacggatctggaaagggccacgGATGGTACTGCAATTACGTCGAGGTCACCACCACCGGCCCCCACATGAGATGCAGCCAGCAGCTCTTCACCGTCGAGCAGTGGCTCGCCCTCGACACCAGCCCGTACCGACTCTACGCCACCAACAATCTGTGCCCCGACTCCGACGGCGACGATACCGCAATTGCGTCTGGCAAAGGAATCCACGTGACGCACGCGCAGTGA
- the LOC122032007 gene encoding probable trehalose-phosphate phosphatase 6, which yields MTKQNVVPAEKVAAIAVAAVAGSSPMLPYPPPRVSSRMKYLSQLELGGCVINSWMESMKASSPTHAKAAVALAAPADTAVDEEQSSWVMRHPSALSKFEQIMRGSKGKRIVMFLDYDGTLSPIVDDPDSAFMSTAMRAALKNVARYFPTAIVSGRRLDKVIDFVKVAGLYYAGSHGMDIKGPAKPRHNKARAAKPVLFQPACEFLPMIDAVYRSLMERTKSTPGARVENNKFCVSVHFRCVDEKGWSALFEQVRSVLKEYPKLRLTQGRKVLEIRPTIKWDKGKALEFLLESLGYADSKDVMPVYIGDDRTDEDAFKVLRDRGQGFGILVSKFPKETNATYSLLEPSEVRDFLVRLVEWKRLSTKARFYK from the exons ATGACGAAGCAGAATGTCGTGCCGGCCGAGAAAGTGGCGGCCATCGCGGTGGCAGCGGTGgccggctcgtccccaatgttaCCTTACCCGCCACCTCGCGTTTCAAGCCGGATGAAGTACCTCTCCCAGCTGGAGCTCGGCGGCTGCGTGATAAACTCGTGGATGGAGTCCATGAAGGCCTCTTCCCCCACTCACGCCAAGGCGGCGGTCGCCTTGGCTGCTCCCGCCGACACTGCCGTCGATGAAGAGCAGTCATCGTGGGTG ATGCGGCATCCTTCGGCGCTGAGCAAGTTCGAGCAGATCATGAGAGGTTCCAAGGGGAAGCGGATCGTCATGTTTTTGGATTATGATGGAACGCTCTCACCCATCGTCGACGACCCTGATTCCGCCTTCATGTCTACCGCG ATGAGAGCGGCACTCAAGAACGTCGCTAGGTACTTCCCCACCGCCATCGTTAGCGGGCGACGCCTCGACAAG GTGATCGACTTCGTGAAAGTGGCCGGGCTATACTACGCCGGTAGCCACGGCATGGACATCAAAGGCCCGGCAAAGCCTCGCCATAACAAAGCGAGG GCTGCGAAACCAGTCCTCTTTCAACCAGCATGCGAGTTCCTCCCAATGATAGATGCG GTTTACAGATCACTGATGGAGAGAACCAAGTCCACTCCCGGCGCGAGGGTGGAGAACAACAAGTTCTGCGTATCTGTCCACTTCAGATGCGTGGATGAAAAG GGATGGAGTGCATTATTCGAGCAAGTGAGGTCTGTGTTGAAGGAGTACCCCAAACTGCGTCTCACGCAAGGAAGAAAG GTATTGGAGATTCGTCCCACTATTAAGTGGGACAAAGGCAAGGCATTGGAATTTCTATTGGAGTCACTTG GATATGCCGACAGCAAGGATGTAATGCCGGTTTATATAGGCGATGATCGCACCGACGAAGATGCATTCAAA GTTTTGAGGGACAGAGGACAAGGTTTTGGGATCCTGGTTTCCAAATTTCCCAAGGAGACAAACGCCACGTATTCCCTTCTAGAGCCATCGGAG GTTAGGGACTTCTTGGTGAGGCTCGTCGAGTGGAAGCGCTTGTCGACGAAGGCTCGGTTTTATAAATAG